One stretch of Kwoniella pini CBS 10737 chromosome 3, complete sequence DNA includes these proteins:
- a CDS encoding farnesyl-diphosphate farnesyltransferase, with protein sequence MGLGEYALMGVTHPTELRAIMNFAIWRDVRDIKAESEWVTTYYDRPTMKKCWEYLDLTSRSFARVIGELEGDLARTVCIFYVVLRALDTVEDDMTIPNSTKLPLLRSFHEKLYEKGWTFHESKEKDKIVLEEFDNIQQEFSTLEPAYQTIIADIAKKMGRGMADFAALATPEQPVAEVDSIADYDLYCHYVAGVVGEGLSRLFAASGKEREFIADQLTLSNSMGLLLQKTNIFRDIHEDVLEGRGFWPKAIWSKYGFNSMKELIDPSREKEALWASSEMVLDALRHATDALDYMTLLKCQSVFNFVAIPAVMAIATLERTFMNPKILKGNVKIRKGETVKLILKATNPRDVSYIFKDYARRIHAKVHKEDPNLLKLSIACAKIDQWAEHHYPSFINISGAGSGQAGSAIDPTSNDARAALFLRLSKEAQEKLRKERSEKFMADLRARGVIKERSPEEEAAIKAKYDEMEKQGAPWLMIIGIILGVIALMGAMGAGVIWVIVKFFNDVSGNWDFDADSR encoded by the exons ATGGGTCTTGGCGAATATGCTCTTATGG GTGTCACCCATCCT ACCGAGCTTCGTGCTATCATGAATTTTGCAATCTGGAGAGATGTGAGAGATATAAAAGCAGAATCAGAATGGGTTACTACGTATTATGATAGACCAACAATGAAGAAATGTTGGGAATACCTTGATTTGACTTCTAGGAGTTTTGCAAGAGTTATAGGTGAATTAGAGGGCGATTTAGCAAGAACC GTCTGTATATTCTATGTAGTATTGAGAGCTTTGGATactgttgaagatgatatgaCTATACCCAATTCAACTAAATTACCTCTTCTTAGATCATTCCATGAAAAGCTTTACGAGAAAGGATGGACCTTCCATGAatcaaaagagaaagataagaTTGTCTTGGAGGAATTTGACAATATTCAACAAGAATTTTCGACGCTAGAACCTGC ATATCAAACTATCATAGCTGATATAGCTAAAAAGATGGGACGTGGAATGGCAGATTTCGCGGCATTAGCTACACCAGAACAACCAGTTGCAGAAGTAGATTCTATAGCAgattatgatttatattgTCATTATGTCGCTGGAGTAGTTGGAGAAGGTTTATCAAGATTATTCGCTGcatcaggtaaagaaaGGGAATTTATCGCAGATCAATTaactttatcaaattctatGGGATTATTATTACAAAAGACAAACATCTTTAGGGATATTCATGAAGATGTTTTAGAAGGTAGAGGATTTTGGCCAAAAGCAATTTGGTCAAAATACGGTTTCAATTCtatgaaagaattaattgatcCAAGTCGTGAGAAAGAAGCTCTTTGGGCTTCATCAGAAATGGTTTTAGACGCTCTTAGACATGCTACGGATGCTTTAGATTATATGACTCTACTTAAATGTCAAAGTGTTTTCAATTTTGTAGCTATTCCCGCAGTTATGGCAATTGCAACTTTAGAAAGAACTTTTATGAACCCTAAGATCTTAAAGGGGAATGTTAAGAttagaaaaggtgaaactGTCAAA CTTATACTCAAAGCTACTAATCCGAGAGACGTTTCGTACATTTTCAAAGATTACGCTAGAAGAATTCACGCTAAAGTACATAAGGAAGATCCcaatcttttgaaattgagtATTGCTTGTGCAAAG ATTGATCAATGGGCAGAACACCATTATCCATCATTCATAAATATATCTGGAGCTGGAAGTGGACAAGCTGGCTCAGCTATAGATCCAACATCGAATGATGCTAGAGCAGCATTGTTCTTGAGATTAAGTAAAGAAGCTCAAGAAAAACTTAGAAAGGAAAGATCCGAAAAATTCATGGCTGATCTTCGAGCTAGAGGAGTaattaaagaaagaagtccagaagaagaagctgctaTAAAAGCgaaatatgatgaaatggaaaaacAAGGTGCACCTTGGTTGATGATTATTGGTATCATCTTGGGAGTTATCGCTTTAATGGGTGCTATGGGAGCTGGTGTCATTTGGGTCATAGTCAAATTTTTCAATGATGTAAGTGGAAATTGGGATTTTGATGCGGACTCACGCTGA